The genomic stretch CAGTGCCTGTCTTGGACAGAATTCCCAGTATTCCCTCACAGATTTTGGAGGCTCCCAGAATGCCTGTGTCATAGCTCAATGACTATTGGCTATTCACCGTGGGGGACCGGAGTCTTAGATCTGGCTGTGtgccagagagagggagaaagagtaAATAAAGGCATGTGCAGTATGCTAAGGTGATAAAATGTTCACGTTAAGTATAGAGTTAATAGTATATGTATGCTTTGTGTTGCAGGATATCAGTGACCTTTTGTGTCTCAGGTCAAAGGGCAAAGTGCCAAACACTCACCCAGTAGACAGACAAATGCAGACAGGGGCATTAAGACAGAGGAAACGATACACTGGCGTCATTTCTCTCCCTACTGCTTCCAGCATCCTCATGAGGCTTCACAGAGCTTTGCAGAATCACAGTCTGCTTGTCTCTCTCATTCATGCTGCTTTCACGGTGACTCGATTGATTTACAGTGTATTATGAACATTGCATCATAATGGTTTATCCACACATATGTGACTCGTATATCCTTCTAGGATTGGGCACAAGGCATAGCCCAGGGGCCCAGGGGGAGGGGGAGCAGGCAGCAGAGATttaaaatatgtacaaaaacatagaaaatgaccaaaaagaTACAAAGGCTACTCAGAACtttaaaacaaccacaaagagacaggaagtgacttcaaagagacacaaaacgaccacgaagagaaacaaaatgatcaCAAAGACAAAGGGAAaggctacaaggaacttttaaaaCAACCACTAAGAGACACAAATGTCCACAAATATCCACAAAATACTAAAGCCAACCCAAAGCCAAATAAAACAACCATTAAGAGACACAAAGATAGAAAAAGTAGCTAAAacaaatgaccacaaagagatacaaaacaACCACGGAGATGCAAAGTgaccacaaagagatgcaaaacagccacaaagagacacaacatgacaatgaaaagtTTCAAAATGACAAATTGTCTCTGTCTCTAAGAGTTGCATTCTAAGAGTTGTTCTTCCAGGGCCCACTGCCTCGGTAATCCGTGCTTGTGCCTACAAAAGCACACACTATCACAATGAAACAGAGGTTCACAGGGAAGCTGGGGAATTCTCAGCCTTGGCAATTTCACACCCATGTTGTGAGCAGCTGCGGTGTCAGTCAGCTGGTAATCTAAGGGAATAAGCTTTCTGAGATCTGATATGTTGTTTCTGCCACTCCGAGCAGAAACAACGAGCACTATGCAGGTAAGAAGAACACAACATCTCTGCTCCAATCCCATCGAAGTTACAACTCTCATCTGTCCTCAACCCCAACATGAAACAGTGGAAAGTTAAAAAAGCCAGGCAAGCTCCACTACATAGTGTGTCTAGAGGGCTAAACAGCCCTCTGCCCAGAAATGAAGCATTCAGCCAGGGGAATATATTGCACCCATATGTGTTTGATCTTCTCCAAATCATTTATGTCCATGCAGATATTACCATAACCTCTCCAGATGAAGATGTTGGGAAAGTGTGACTGTGGGGGTTTTGAACCCAGGCCAACAGATTTACAGTAATTTCTGAATCGATCTGATTGTTCCCCGACATGGTATGGTGATTAGCTGAGTCACAATAAAACTGGCATCCCTTGGGTGTGAATCACTGATGAGCACGatggcattttaaaaaaatgttttcagcacAGACAacgaaaagagagagaaaagtgatAAGCCGTGAGTagatttaacatattttttcgATTATCCTCAATCCACTGTGgtatttttaatttagatttttcatcCTTCATTCTTTCCATCATCggtgaaatgaagaaaaaaaaaatggaatagctcagaacaagaaagaaaagtgaagtgaaaacaaGAAGTGGGTGGAGAAGCCAGAGCAAGATCAAGAGTGATGTGTGTCCAAAAGCCTTACAATCTTGCATGACGATTCACGGGAAGAGATATTGTTTTTGGATAGGCTTTAGGATATGCTGCAGCGAGCCTGTCCTCATGCCACAAGCACACATCATGAACTGTCACAACATTCGTTCCAAGGTGCAGAATGGGTGTGATCTCAGCTTGAAGCAACTTTCTTAAGAAAAATGTGCCACAAGACTTTCTCTCAACATTTCTCCTCGCATCCCTCCCAAACTttgcctcctctccctcccacccCTCAAGCCAACCCCacctcacaaacacaacactccCCCGttaaacatgtgtgtgtatgtgtgtgtgcgagtgtcctcctctctcagTTTCTCCATGGCTGGATTGTGGCAGCAGCTCGGCTCCCTGCGGCAGGGTCGAGCTCTGGCTCTCCTCCACTTCGTGTGTCTTCTCTACCTGCCCTCAAGTGCTCTTCCACGGGATAACAAAGCCGGCTCGCCCCCTCTGGAGGTAAGACATCCACGTGGTCACAGAACAAAAGTATAAATGTCATTCATATCTAGCTGCGTGCATGTTTCAACTTATGATTTCATCGTTTAAGCTTTTTAAGAGTTGCATTAGTGATACTGTTTATAAGTGATACTCTTAGCTTGTAATTCTATGAAAGAAATCATCACTGAAACGGATATATTTTACTCAAGCTTTTTGGAATTTGGTGGTCGTTTGCCCACTACAACTAAAATCCTGCCAGAATCAGGCACTGGGGATTAACTACACAATAGAcctctggtttgtttttgaCTTCCAGGCTAACTAATCACTAACAGATCGAGATATATATATCAAAGCAACAGAAAGGGAAGAACCAGGAGGGCCCATAAAAATAGacataaatatgaaaagaaCAGAAGGAGTAAATTCCAAACTTGCAACATAGAAATCTGCACGAAAAGGTTCCCCAACTCAAACCAACTGTTGGACTGGACTAAGTAAGCTGTGGGATTTCCAGAAAAAGAGAgtcagagaaggagagagagttgGAGAGCAGGAGGAACGAGAGAGAAAAAGCGCAGCAATGTGATCCAGCGGAATTTATGATTATACTGTTGAAACACATGCTTGTGATGGTGAAAACATGGCACAGGGAGCACACGCAGAGTGTCTGCAGATGTATGTACTCGAGTGGGGGGGCACATGCAGTGTTTGTACCTGTGGCTTTGGTTTTGCATAAaagtgtgcgtatgtgtgtgttggcagggGTTTCAGGTGGTGAAGGGGAATTTCTCTCGCATGTTCCTCCGTGTTGGCTACCATAAGATTACAGAGATTCCAGCAGGGGCGCGCAACATCACTGTACGGGAGACAGTAAAGAGCCGGAGCTACCTgggtacacacacgcacacacacacacacagacagaatgaCAAACACCAGAGTGATAAATGAACTTGGGGTTTCCCTCCAGCTCTGCAGACCAAAAGCGGTGTCTCAATCATCAACGGCAACTGGGTCATTGACCGGCCGGGGGTCTTCAGTGCTGTGGGAACACAGCTGACGTACCTGCGGCCCAACGAGATCCGCTCTCGTAATGGAGAGTCCATCACTGCACCGGGGCCCCTGACTGAGGACCTGCACGTTTATGTGAGCACACAATACACGAGCAGCATCCTCTTTATGTCTCTTAGTCAAATGCACAAACACTGTATGCAAACAATACTTGTTCTACAATATAACCACATGTCATCCGTCACTCTCAGTCTacattcccctctctctctttccttctctcttccAGTTGATCTACCAGCAACCGGGTCCCAGTGTACACTATGAATACAGCATGcctttacaaaacacacaccccACCCCTGAGCCTGACACACCTTCTGATATTCTACCACTGGGTGAGTGCAGCACTCGctaacatgaacacacaaacacgtgaTTAAAAGCTATACATGAATGACCCTAAACGACCACAGTGCCATTTGTTTCATAGCACCGTTCCCTCAGGGGGCGTAACACATAACAGATGCCTCTGTTTGTGCGTGCATGTACTGTGTGAGCGTGTGCGCGTTCAGTTCAGGTTTCACTTCAGGGTCATGGTAACGCcaaaatgtatcattttcaGCAAAATTCTCATTTTGAAAATTTAATTAGAATTTCGATAACATTCAATACAGGCAGGCGGCCAAACTTTGTTCTGGCGAAGAGCTCTTAACCGCACGCTGAGACAATAATCTGTCACTTGGGCCAGATTTGATTTCATTACCTAATATTTAAGATTCATTAAAGAGATTAAAGAAATTTTGGGCCTGTTGATGCTGATAAATAATCATTTCATTACCaaagatctaaaaaaaaacaatgttcttaTAGTCTCTGCGTATCCATACAGTTGTTTATAATTGCAGCCAATCAGACTCTTACTCCAGGTTGATGGATGGTGGAGCTATGCTTTGAATAAAATTACATGTACATGTCTACTGTACAGTTATTCATCCACTATATAGTGCCATCAAAAGTTCCAAATTATAATTGTGACCATGATATGTACTCTACCTTTTGACAACAATACACAAGGCAATGAGTCACATTTGATAGATATAAAATGACTGCCATGTGCCAAATAATGGTGATTCACAAGCGTCCACAGTCTCACGTAACCGTTCCCTATAGAATAAACTACATTGTCTTTAATAGCTAAGTGAACAAATAAACAGGGGAATAGACTTAAAATGCCTCTTTTGGTTGTCATGAACACGGCTGgagatgtttgtggtgtgtgttttttgttgccacaaacacacctgGCAATGGTCAAGGGTCTCCTTAATAATATCCAGTGATGTCAAAGCttttaaatgttgaaatgcagtttTGTGATACACAGTccttgaacacacacagagaaattaaGAACAAttaagggagagagaaagataaaaaacCAAAATATTAAAGACCTAATGGGCCTTTAATATCATCTTATCGTATTTTATCCCCTAACCTTTAACTATTCAAAGTTTCAATTAACTTACTGCCTTTCTTCTTATACCCTTTAACCTTCCACTGTCTAGTGAGGACAGTTGACCCATCCAAGACAGTTGAGGAGGTCCACCAAGGTGATGTCGCCAACAATGACATAATTGAAAAGAAACCCCACCCTAACAAGGTTCAATCTGACCCCAGCGTGACTGCTGACCCTTGGCCATCCTACACGTGGACAAAGAGTGGGCGCACAGAGTGCAGCACGACCTGTGGCACTGGtgaggaaaaacatttaaagcaaagGAGGACGATATTATGCAAAACACAATGACTTCAAGCTTATGTCCAATTTCTTCATGTCGCAAAATAAAGATTTAGGTCATTGCTATGGGTACCGTCATAtctttgtacacaaacacacgttcTTGTGCTTTAATGTGcatctgtgcttgtgtgtgtgtgtgtgtgtgtttgtgtgtgtatgcgtgtgtgtgtgtgtgtttgtgtgtgtatgcgtgtgcacTCGCCAGGCAGGCGTCTGGTCCTCTGGGAGTGTATTGAGAAAGAGTCCCAGACGACTGTTCCTGCTGACTTCTGTGACCCTGCTCTCAAACCAATAAACCAGGAAGAGGACTGCAACATCCAGCCTTGTCCTGCATAGTgagcagcacacacacctgatgtcCCATACATTAgtcgtgacacacacacacacacacacacacacacacacacacacacacacacacacacacacacacgtactgtaTGTTGTTTTAGTTTCAGATGGTACAGCAACTCTCAGGGTGAAGCTTCCATCACTCACAAACATTCCAGCAATAAGTTAGTCACAGTCGATCACACTGACTCACTTTGATGTGGCTTTGGTTTTTATGTCTTGCGGTAAATACCACTACATCTTACAGTTGCCAGTATGAAGAGGGGGATTAACTGTAAATGTAGTTGTGGGTCCGTTGGATATCTTGCCCACAGTGTCAGTGATCCAtgacagctgtcagtctgaaatatatattctttattgggaacgcagcagcagcagaggactgGAAAACCAAAGATTCAGTGGTAATAGACCAAGGAGAAACATCTGAACACAAAGCACAAattattttgcttgtttttcttaTGATCTTTTGGAGAAAACTACAGGCTTAATTTTGCCCCGTGTAGACCAAGGTCAGCTGACCACACACAATAACTGTGGTCAACATGAAGACAGAGAGCTTGGACAAACTCTGCTTGTGAAAGGTCATCGCTAAATATGTAACCACATCTTTTGTGATGGCTGCAGTTCAGTTCCTCTAACCCAGTCTTTGTCTCGATTGGCTGACAGCTGGGACGTGGGGGAGTGGTCAGagtgcagcaggaagtgtgGACCCGGCACTCAGCATCGCCAGGTCATCTGCCGCCAGGTCACTCACGTTCACGCCACTGGGACGGAGACAGCTGTTACTGTGGCACCAGAGCTATGCGGGTTGTCTGATAGGCCGGAGACCAAGTCTACATGTCAGTTGA from Sparus aurata chromosome 1, fSpaAur1.1, whole genome shotgun sequence encodes the following:
- the adamtsl7 gene encoding thrombospondin type-1 domain-containing protein 4 isoform X2, whose protein sequence is MAGLWQQLGSLRQGRALALLHFVCLLYLPSSALPRDNKAGSPPLEGFQVVKGNFSRMFLRVGYHKITEIPAGARNITVRETVKSRSYLALQTKSGVSIINGNWVIDRPGVFSAVGTQLTYLRPNEIRSRNGESITAPGPLTEDLHVYLIYQQPGPSVHYEYSMPLQNTHPTPEPDTPSDILPLVRTVDPSKTVEEVHQGDVANNDIIEKKPHPNKVQSDPSVTADPWPSYTWTKSGRTECSTTCGTGRRLVLWECIEKESQTTVPADFCDPALKPINQEEDCNIQPCPAYWDVGEWSECSRKCGPGTQHRQVICRQVTHVHATGTETAVTVAPELCGLSDRPETKSTCQLKICSQWEIRSEWSPCSVPCGVGQRSREVVCVNNLGDVEEDEECNMNLRPETLQNCDPGACARSWFTSLWSQQCSAECGRGNRTRSTVCLMDHVTDLPLASCEGERPPEVTLCDSGPCQNRLEWYTGPWVFCRMWKWHADP
- the adamtsl7 gene encoding thrombospondin type-1 domain-containing protein 4 isoform X1, translating into MAGLWQQLGSLRQGRALALLHFVCLLYLPSSALPRDNKAGSPPLEGFQVVKGNFSRMFLRVGYHKITEIPAGARNITVRETVKSRSYLALQTKSGVSIINGNWVIDRPGVFSAVGTQLTYLRPNEIRSRNGESITAPGPLTEDLHVYLIYQQPGPSVHYEYSMPLQNTHPTPEPDTPSDILPLVRTVDPSKTVEEVHQGDVANNDIIEKKPHPNKVQSDPSVTADPWPSYTWTKSGRTECSTTCGTGRRLVLWECIEKESQTTVPADFCDPALKPINQEEDCNIQPCPAYWDVGEWSECSRKCGPGTQHRQVICRQVTHVHATGTETAVTVAPELCGLSDRPETKSTCQLKICSQWEIRSEWSPCSVPCGVGQRSREVVCVNNLGDVEEDEECNMNLRPETLQNCDPGACARSWFTSLWSQQCSAECGRGNRTRSTVCLMDHVTDLPLASCEGERPPEVTLCDSGPCQNRLEWYTGPWGQCSAECGNGTQTRSVACIFNNNGHMEVVDNSKCSSLSQPITAQVCRLKPCGVQWYVTEWSVCSRSCNGGYRVREVRCLADNIAPSNRCDPSLTPENREECNKQPCLAEINPSCSDQYHNCMVVVQARLCIYPYYRSVCCASCSRAQKTYPNSLEKNYIRR